The following proteins come from a genomic window of Phoenix dactylifera cultivar Barhee BC4 unplaced genomic scaffold, palm_55x_up_171113_PBpolish2nd_filt_p 000311F, whole genome shotgun sequence:
- the LOC103719723 gene encoding NADH dehydrogenase [ubiquinone] iron-sulfur protein 5-B yields MASGWGITGNKGRCYDFWADFSECISGCREPRDCALLREDYLECIHHAKEFQRRNRIYKEEQRQIRAAARKAEEEAEERGTNTHH; encoded by the exons atggcGTCGGGGTGGGGGATAACGGGGAACAAGGGGCGGTGCTACGACTTCTGGGCGGACTTCAGCGAGTGCATATCCGGCTGCCGCGAGCCCAGGGACTGCGCCCTCCTCCGCGAGGACTACCTCGAGTGCATCCACCACGCCAAAGAG TTCCAACGAAGAAACAGAATTTATAAAGAGGAGCAACGTCAAATCAGAGCAGCTGCAAGGAAGGCTGAGGAGGAAGCTGAAGAGCGTGGTACGAACACTCATCATTAG
- the LOC103719721 gene encoding uncharacterized protein LOC103719721: MAESPSTLESMRKWVVEHKLRTVGCLWLSGIGSSIAYNWSQPNMKTSVKIIHARLHAQALTLAALAGAAVVEYYDHSKESKVDKYANQFLAHPQKD; this comes from the exons ATGGCGGAGAGTCCGAGCACGTTGGAGTCCATGAGGAAGTGGGTCGTGGAGCACAAGCTGCGCACTGTAG GATGCCTTTGGCTCAGCGGAATCGGGAGTTCGATCGCCTACAACTGGTCTCAACCTAACATGAAAACCAGCGTCAAGATCATCCACGCGAG GCTGCATGCTCAGGCTCTTACCCTGGCTGCCTTGGCTGGAGCTGCAGTGGTTGAGTACTATGACCATTCAAAAGAATCGAAGGTGGATAAATATGCAAATCAATTCTTAGCACACCCGCAAAAAGATTGA